Proteins encoded within one genomic window of Procambarus clarkii isolate CNS0578487 chromosome 31, FALCON_Pclarkii_2.0, whole genome shotgun sequence:
- the LOC138370135 gene encoding suprabasin-like translates to MERQAGRQGHQQEGRDIQQVGRDTQQEGRDIQQVGRDIQQVGRDIQQVGRDIQQVGRRDIQQVGRDIQQIGRDIQQVGRDIQQVGRDVQQVGRDIQQIDRDIQQVGRDIQQEGRDIQQVGRDIQQVGRDIQQVGRDVQQVGRDVQQVGRDIQQVGRDIQQVGRDIQQVGRDIQQAGRDIQQVGRDIQQVGRDIQQVGRDIQQVGRDIQKVGRDVQQVGRDVQQVGRDTQQVGRDIQQVGRDIQQEGRDIQQVDRDIQQVGRDIQQEGRDIQQVGRDIQQVGRDIQQEGRDIQQEGRSIQQVGRDIQQVGRDIQQVGRDTQQVGRDIQQVGRDIQQVGRDIQQVGRDVQQVGRDVQQVGRDVQQVGRDIQQVGRDIQQVGRDVQQVGRDIQQAVGTGRPGRSRLHLSKVTPAPAFLPALSLPYCYPGLYQSVPLPSHRSPRYLHLYHLLLLAAPILRPC, encoded by the exons ATGGAGAGACAAGCAGGAAGGCAGGGACATCAGCAG GAAGGCAGGGACATCCAGCAGGTAGGCAGGGACACCCAGCAGGAAGGCAGGGACATCCAGCAGGTAGGCAGGGACATCCAGCAGGTAGGCAGGGACATCCAGCAGGTAGGCAGGGACATCCAGCAGGTAGGCCGTCGAGACATCCAGCAGGTAGGCAGGGACATCCAGCAGATAGGCAGGGACATCCAGCAGGTAGGCAGGGACATCCAGCAGGTAGGCAGGGACGTCCAGCAGGTAGGCAGGGACATCCAGCAGATAGACAGGGACATCCAGCAGGTAGGCAGGGACATCCAGCAGGAAGGCAGGGACATCCAGCAGGTAGGCAGGGACATCCAGCAGGTAGGCAGGGACATCCAGCAGGTAGGCAGGGACGTCCAGCAGGTAGGCAGGGACGTCCAGCAGGTAGGCAGGGACATCCAGCAGGTAGGCAGGGACATCCAGCAGGTAGGCAGGGACATCCAGCAGGTAGGCAGGGACatccagcaggcaggcagggacatCCAGCAGGTAGGCAGGGACATCCAGCAGGTAGGCAGGGACATCCAGCAGGTAGGCAGGGACATCCAGCAGGTAGGCAGGGACATCCAGAAGGTAGGCAGGGACGTCCAGCAGGTAGGCAGGGACGTCCAGCAGGTAGGCAGGGACACCCAGCAGGTAGGCAGGGACATCCAGCAGGTAGGCAGGGACATCCAGCAGGAAGGCAGGGACATCCAGCAGGTAGACAGGGACATCCAGCAGGTAGGCAGGGACATCCAGCAGGAAGGCAGGGACATCCAGCAGGTAGGCAGGGACATCCAGCAGGTAGGCAGGGACATCCAGCAGGAAGGCAGGGACATCCAGCAGGAAGGCAGGTCCATCCAGCAGGTAGGCAGGGACATCCAGCAGGTAGGCAGGGACATCCAGCAGGTAGGCAGGGACACCCAGCAGGTAGGCAGGGACATCCAGCAGGTAGGCAGGGACATCCAGCAGGTAGGCAGGGACATCCAGCAGGTAGGCAGGGACGTCCAGCAGGTAGGCAGGGACGTCCAGCAGGTAGGCAGGGACGTCCAGCAGGTAGGCAGGGACATCCAGCAGGTAGGCAGGGACATCCAGCAGGTAGGCAGGGACGTCCAGCAGGTAGGCAGGGACATCCAGCAGGCCGTCGGGACAGGCAGGCCGGGCAGGTCACGCCTACACCTCAGTAAGGTTACCCCAGCACCTGCCTTCCTGCCAGCACTGTCCCTTCCCTATTGTTACCCTGGACTTTATCAGAGTGTTCCTCTTCCCTCTCATCGTTCCCCTCGCTACCTCCATCTttatcacctcctcctcctggccGCTCCTATATTACGGCCTTGTTAG